A window of Gemmatimonadota bacterium genomic DNA:
AGCACGGCCCGTTCCACCTGGGCACCGTGGCCCGGACACCCAAACCCGTCATCGTGAAGAACAACTTCCACAACGTTCCAGACGGCGGTATTCTCGGCCCCTGGGCCGTCGTGGGGCCCGCGACGAGTTTTCCAGAGCAGTTCTATATCGAATGATCAACTACGTCATCAAGCGCTGTCTACTGGCTATCCCGACCCTCCTGGCCATCTCGATGATCGGCTTCGTCATCATCCAGCTGCCGGAGGGCGACTTCCTGGACCGCAAGATCCAGGAACTGGAGGAGATGTACGGCGACAGCAGCTCGATCGCGCGCATCGACGAACTGCGGGAACGCTACGGCCTGGACCGACCCATGTGGCAGCAGTACGTGGGCTGGATCTCGGGGTTCGTCGTGGGGGATTTCGGCGAGTCCTTCGAATACGAGCAGGAAGTCAACCAGCTGATCTGGGACCGCCTTGCCTTCACCGTGCTGATCGCCCTGGGCGCCCTGCTGTTCACCTACGCCGTCGCCATCCCCATCGGCATCTACTCGGCCACCCACCAATACCGCCTGTCCGACAACGTGCTGTCCTTCATGAGCTTCATCGGCATGTCCATGCCGGGATTCCTATTGGCCCTCGCCCTCCTGGTCTTCGTGTTCGAGATCTACCGGATACCCCTGTTCGGCCTCTTCTCGAGCGAGTACGAAGGCGCGCCCTGGACCTGGGACAAGCTCGTCGACTTTCTGAAGCACCTCTGGATCCCAGTCATCGTGGTGGGCATCAACGGCACGGCCGGCCTGATGCGCATCATGCGCGGCAACCTGCTGGACGTCCTCGGCCAGCCCTTCGTCCAGACGGCCCGCGCCAAGGGCCTCAAGGAGTCCGTCGTCGTCATCAAGCACGCGGCGCGCATCGCCATCAACCCGCTGATCACGATCCTGGGCATGAGCCTGCCGAACATCCTCTCCGGGGCCACCATCGTGGCGATCGTCCTGGGCCTGCCGACCGTGGGACCGCTGCTGCTCCGGGCCCTGGTCGCCGAGGACATCTACCTGGCCGGCACTTTGCTGATGATGTTCAGCCTGCTCCTGATCATCGGCAATATCCTGGCCGACATCGCGCTGGCCTGGGCGGATCCGAGGATACGGTATGACTGACCGGAGCGAATCCATGACCACGACCACGGTCGACCAGGCGGCAACCGTCCAGGATTCGGGCTATCTCAGCTACCGGACGCTGATCTGGCGCAGGTTCCGGAAGAACCGGATGGGCATCGCGGCGGGGGCGGTCCTGGCGATGTTCTACTTCGCGGCCCTGTTTGCCGGCACTTTTTCCCCGTACGACCACACCGAAATCCGGATCCAGGTCCGGTACCTGCCGCCCCAGGACCTGCATTTCGACTGGTCCGGCGGTTTCTACGTAAACGGCCTGACTTCCACGCAGAACCCGGTAACGCTGGAACTG
This region includes:
- a CDS encoding ABC transporter permease, with amino-acid sequence MINYVIKRCLLAIPTLLAISMIGFVIIQLPEGDFLDRKIQELEEMYGDSSSIARIDELRERYGLDRPMWQQYVGWISGFVVGDFGESFEYEQEVNQLIWDRLAFTVLIALGALLFTYAVAIPIGIYSATHQYRLSDNVLSFMSFIGMSMPGFLLALALLVFVFEIYRIPLFGLFSSEYEGAPWTWDKLVDFLKHLWIPVIVVGINGTAGLMRIMRGNLLDVLGQPFVQTARAKGLKESVVVIKHAARIAINPLITILGMSLPNILSGATIVAIVLGLPTVGPLLLRALVAEDIYLAGTLLMMFSLLLIIGNILADIALAWADPRIRYD